In Myxococcales bacterium, the genomic window CAGTGTTATCAGCTGCGTGTCACGAATAGGGAGTAGGACTGAGAGAGGGTCGGCATGTTCGACTGGTTGAAAAGCGGCAAGGACAAAGGAAGGGCGCGCCGCCGCTCTAGCGCCGGGCGCAGCAGCTCCGGCAAGCGTCGGCCGCCGCGCCGAAGCTCGTCCAATTCTACCGAGTTCATGGGCGGACAAAAATCCAGCCCCATCCCAATGCAGGATCAGCTGCCCCCGACTCCACAACCGCTGCCGGACAACGTCTCGGTTCGCCCGGATCCCACTCCAAACGTGAGCCCACCACCGCCCGTTAGCCACGATGCCGCCGCCACAAATTATCACCCGATCAGCGCCGCAAAGGGCAGCTTGGTCGGAGTCCTGATCGTCGTGGAAGGCGCCGCCAAAGGCGAGCTTTACAAAGTTTTCGACGGCGAGAATACAATCGGTCGTGGTGACGCATCTCGTGGCGACACCGTAGAGATTCGCACGGACGAGCGAGATACCGCCGTATCGCGGAAGCACGCCACCATCATCCACGAGTCCGGCAATTTTGGAATCAAACCCCTGAAGGAGGGAATGAACCCGACCTTTCTGAACGGCGATGAAGTAACGGGTGGCGCCACACTTACCGACGGCGATCTGATTCGAGTCGGCAACACAACCATGAAGTTTAGGTTGAGTTAATCGTGGGGTGGCGTACTGCAGGAGCGGCGCTCCTGTTGTTTTTGCTCATGTCCTCGAGTGCCCTGATTGCCCAAGAGCGTGCTCCGCTTTCATTACAGAAGGTCGCTCGGATCGGCTTTGACGACGCCGTGGCCGGGACGGATGGCGAACGGGTCGTAGACCTCTACGTGAGGGTGCTCACCGAGTACGGTTCCCCGATTCGCAATCTCTCGCCTCAAGCCCTCGAGGTCTGGCAGGACGACGAGCGAATCGACGTCGATAAATTGAGCGTGCGCTCACTCGACACGACCGGTCGCGGAATCACCGCAGTGCTGGCGATCGACGCCAGCGGAACAATGCGGGGCGAGCCCTTTGCGAAGGCCCGAGAAGCCGCGATTTCTTTTCTCGACCAATTGCGTCCAGAGGACCGCGTCGCAATCGTTACATTTTCAGAGGACATCAATATCGTGTCGCGCTTTGGGCAGCAGCGCGCTGAGACCCGTCTGGCCCTGCGTGATCTCGAGATCGATATCGAGCGCAGCCGGCATACGCTTTTATTTGACGGGGCATTCCGTGCCCTTAATCTGATTCGTACAACGTCGGGGCTACCGCGACGCGGGTTCGTAATCTTGTTCTCCGACGGCAAGGATGACGGAAGCGACCGAACTCGTGACGAGGTTCTCGCCGAGGCGAAAGGACGCAATCACGAATCTCACATCCTTATTTTTTCTGTGGGATACGCGCGCTTCGGCGGGGCCGGCCTCGACGAGATGCGCAAGCTCGCAGAGAAATCTGGTGGCGAATTCATGGAAGCGGTCTCGATCGCCGAGGTGAGCGACTTCTTCGATCTGGTCGGCCAGCAGATGACGCAGAGCTACCTCGTGACCTACCCATCGAATATGGACGGAGAGCAGCACAGGATTCGAATTACCGTTGCAGGACAATCGGGAGAACGAACAGCCTATTTTCCAGACATCGCCGGCCCGCGTTGGCCCTGGCTGGTTGCTGTAGGGGCTCTGGGGCTGATCCTGCTGGTCGTCGAGTTGGTGCGCAGGATTGGGACGGTCGGACGAATTTCTATCGCATCCGGTCCCTTTGCGGGAACCCAGGTTGCTCTCCGTAAAGGCAAGACTCTAATTGGAGCGTTGGAGGACAACGATCTCGTGTTGGCGGGAACAAAAGTCTCTCGCTACCACGCGGAAATCGTCGTCCGGGGTCGAATGGTTGAGATTATCGATCTCGACTCCACTAATGGTACTCAGATCAACGGCCAATTCGTGAAGCGCGGCCCCCTCGAGTTGGGCGACACAATCACCGTCGCCGATGTCGAAATACTCTTCGACAGGTAGCGCTAGCCGAGTAACGATCGCATGCCGACTACTCGAGCGCTGTCTCCGCCGACGATTCCAACCAGACAAACGAAGCCGGCGTCATTCAATTCCTTGATCCGCGCTTCGCTCAACAGCTCGGCGACCGGGCCGATGGACCGAATTTTGTCCTGGCTGCGGAACACATGTATTGGAAGTGAAGTGATTTCGCCGAATCCGCCGCCTCGTGCGTCCCAACTCGAAAGTGCAATCCCCAACGCCAGCGCGGCACTGCCCCAGAGATAGCGAGACCGCTCTGGTTCCAACCTGGCTTCAGCTTCTTCGTCGAGTTCCTCGAACCTAAACTCGTCTATGGGGTCGGTCTCTTCGCCGTAGGGCAGCCGGAGCAGGATCTGAGGATGCGCGAGCATCACATTGTTACTCGCGCTTTGAGTTAACTGTTGTCGCCATATCGGTGATGGCAGCCCACCGTCCCTCATCAGCGCGGGCTTGACCCCAATTAGCAACGTTGCGCTGCACTCAGCGGCCAAGACTGACAGATGGGAACAGGCCAGCTGCCCTTGGTCGTCGTCATTGATCTCCATGGCGCAGAGCATGTGAGAGAATCTAGTGGCCAACAGTCCGGGGTCGGCACGCCAACCCATACGTTCGACAAGTGTGTCGCGCCTATCCGGTTGCTCTGCATCTTCGACAGTTTCGTCGAGTCGTAAGTCAAAGAGATTCAGTGGTATGTCTTTTCCCGCTCGTACGATTTCGCGCACAGCACACCAGCTGGCTTCGAGGCTCTGGAATTTTGGGTGGTGGAGTATCGCTCGAATGCGTCGCCCCAACTCGTCATCAATCGCTGCGCGCCGCGTGTCTTCTCGCGCGAAGTCGTTTCTCGCTGCGGATTCTTCGACGATGGCTCGGACCAAATTGTCGAAGCTAGAAAGAGACGAGCTGGAGTTGCGGGTCGGTGCAGTGGATGGAGTGAGGATCGATTCGAGCAGGTCTTCGTCTGCTACGGGTTCGGTGCTAGTCGCAGGGATGTCCGCGCTGTTGGGAGAATTGGTTTCGATTTCCTGGGAGGCTCCCGCCTCCTCGAGGTGTACGCGCATTGCTGCGGGGTTCGCGACTTCAGCACGTGCATAGAGCAGCGCCTTGAGCGCAGGAACACGTTCGGCAATTTGGTCGGGCCGAAAGTCGTCGAAGCTCGAAATACGCAACGAGCGACAAAAGGGAAGCTGCAGAAGAGCTACCGGCCGGATGCTTCGGATTGCGTCATCGAGGGTATCGCGGTCGACCCTGACGAAGCGCCGCTCAGCAAGTGGTTTACATGCGCTGCCGGCGAAGTCGGCCAGCACGCAAAGCGAAATGATCTCGTGTCTTTTCATGGTGATCGCACTCCAGATTAGAATCGAGATGGGGCTCATTCCCGATTTCCCGACCCGACTAGACTACGAAAAATCACCTCAGGTGGACAAGCCTGCGGAAGTTCGACGCACCAATGTGATTAATTGTGCCAAAAAACACACAATTTTGTGATAAAAAATTTTAGGGTGATCTGAATTCGAGTTTCGGTTTCGACCCACGCGGGTTCCGCTGGCTTGCTGGAAGCGTTAGCCTCTTCGGTGCCGCGCGATTGGGTCGTATCTCGATCAAGTTTCGCGGACGAAAGATTCATGCTTCTCAACACCGCTAACTGGTGTTGGTGTGTTGCGAGGGGCAAAGCAAGTACTACGGAAACGTCGGCAGTACTACCTGACGCAGATGCTCGTGCGGTTTGGTGGCGGCCTCTAGCCGCACCCGCGAACCGCGAACCTCAGATCTGAATGTGGAGTTCGAATAAAAGAAAAACACTAGGTACGTAGCAAGAGGAGCGTGAATCCCCCCCATGCTTGAGCTTGACGTAGAACGCCTTGTATCCCCTATTCGAGATGATTCACCAGCGGGCGACGACCTGCGGCTGAAGTCCGCTGACATCACCCTGCAAACCATCAACGACGCGCGTACTGAAATTCCCGTCGAAGACGATCCGGGTGGAGTAGGACGCAGCGCGGACTGGGTGCTGTCGTTTCGCACTTGTGAGGAGGCTCTCGCCAGCAAGACCAAGGATCTCGAGATTGCAGCGTGGCTCACCGAGGCTCTCACCCGGATCGATGGTTTCAGCGGTTTGCACGCAGGGCTCCAACTCGCAACAAAGCTCGCGCGGACCTTTTGGCAACACATCCATCCCGGAATCGACGAGGACGATGGCGAGATCACGCTGTCCATCCGTGCCCGTCCCCTCACCTGGATGGGCGCGTCAAAGGATTTTCTGCGGGCTGTAAGCAGTTGTCCGATCGTTGATTCGGCAGATGGAAGAATGCTCTCCTGGTTTGACTACAAGAACTCCGAGCTCGTCGATCGACGGGCCCGTCAGTCGGATCAGACTGCCTACAACGAGTTACTGGAAATTGGCTATATCAGCGGTGACGACTGGATTGCTTGCATCAACTCGACGGATCTGGGCGCGTTGCGGCAGACTGTGGCCAATGTGCGCGATTGCGAAGCCGCCTTGGACGAGCTGCGAACGGAGTGCAACGAACTCTTTAAAGAGGACGAGCCTAACTTCGTGGGTCTCGCAGAGTTGTTGCTCGATGTTCGTGAGTATCTCGAGGCGCGCATTCCGGCCCCAGGCGAAGCCGAATCAGAAGGAATGAGCACCGCAGAGGGCGGCGAAGGACAACAGGTTCCCGCAGGCCCCGGTGCTAGCTCGGGACCGGTTGCGAGCCGCGAGGACGCATTGCGGCGTCTCACCGAAGTCTCCGACTACTTCAGGAGGTCCGAACCCCACAGCCCGATTGCGTATCTGATCCAGCGGACGATACGCTGGGGCCAGATGCCCCTTCCGGAATTGTTGAAGGAGATCGTCAAGGACGACAACGTGCTGAGCCGTATCTGGGACACCCTGGGAATTCAAGGTGGGGCCGGCGAGGTCAAGAATAACGATCATGACGATAACTGATTACTAGCAAAACGAACAACATTAAGGAGAGCCGTTCATGGCCGACAGCGTATTTGACAAGAAAGCCCGGGTGCGAGCACCGCGCGTCCACATTACCTACGAGGTCGAGACAGGCGGAGCCCAGGTCATGAAGGAAATTCCCTTTGTGATGGGTGTGATGTCGGATCTTTCGGGACAGCCGAAAGAGGCGCTCGCCAAACTCAAGGATCGAAAATTCGTAGAAATCGATCGCGACAACTTTGACGACGCCCTCAAGAGCATGAAGCCGCGGCTCGCGATGCGGGTCGACAATACACTGGCTGACGACGGCAGTGAATTGTCGGTGGAGTTGAACTTTGAAAAGCTCGCAGATTTTTCTCCCGAAGGAGTCGTCAAGCAGGTTGAGCCCCTCAACAAGCTGCAAGACGTGCGAAATCAGTTGAAGGATCTACTGGGTCGGATGGAGGGAAACGATCGTCTCGAAGAGCTCCTGGCCGAAGTCTCGTCCAATGACGCAGTGCGCGACAAGTTGGCTGGCGCGTTGGGTAGTGAAGCAAGCGGCGACGCCGCAGGAGAGGGTGAAGGCGACAGTTCCAGCGAAGCGGGCGGCGACGAAGCTCCGGCCGATGGAAAGGAGAGCTAATCATGGCGAAAGCAAAGAAAGTCAAGATTGACCAACTCGAGGAACTCGAGAGCGACGACCTTCTTGCCCAGATGATCGATACGGGCATCAAGCCCAAGGGTGACGATCAACGAAATCGCGCTCAGGACCTGATCAAGAACTTTGTGGATACGATTCTGGATCCAGGTACGAAGATCGACAAGAGTGTGGTCAAGACGATCAATGCGCGCATCGCGGCGATCGACGAGATCATGTCAAAGCAAGTCGACAAGATCCTGCACCATGAGGATTTTCAAAAGCTCGAGGCATCGTGGCGGGGTCTCAACCATCTGATCATGAACACCGAAACGTCCGAGACGCTCAAAATCAAGGTTTTGAACATCTCAAAGAAGGACTTGAAGAACGACTTCGGTGCAGCTGCCGAGTTTACCGAATCGGCTCTTTGGAAGAAAATCTACGAGTACCAGTTCGGCCTTTTCGGTGGCGACCCATTTGCTACTTTGATTGGAGACTTCCAGTTCGACAAGGGTCCGCAAGATATTGCGCTGCTGTCATCCATCACTGAGGTGGCCGCGGGTGCGCACGCGCCATTCGTCTCGGGTGTAGCACCCGAGATGTTTGGCATGGAAAGCTTTACCCAGATGCCGGACCCGCGAGACTTGTCCAAGATCTTCGACAAGAGCAATCCAGAGAACACGAAGTGGCTCTCCTTCCGCGATTCGGAGGACTCTCGCTTCTGCGCCCTGGTTCTGCCCCATACACTGAGGCGCTTGCCCTACTCGCCGGAGAACAATCCAGTCGAGGACTTCAATTATGAAGAGGACGTGAGCGGTTCTCACGAGTCGTACTTGTGGGGCAACGCAGCGTACGACTACGCCAACCGACTGACGGCTGCCTTCGCGAAGCATCATTGGTGCGTCGCGATACGTGGACCCGAGGGCGGTGGTATGGTCGAAGACTTGCCCGTGCACGTGTTCAAATCTCGCGAAGGCGACGTGAGTGCCAAGATCCCCACTGAGGTGGCGATCCCGGATACTCGCGAAAAGGAACTCTCTGACCTGGGCTTCATCGGCTTGCTGCACTGCCAGAATACGGACTTCGCCGCATTCTTCGGTGGTAACTCGGTGCAGCGAGCCAAGAAGTATGACACGCCGGAAGCAACAGCCAACGCCCAGCTTTCAAGTCAGATTCCGTATTTGATGTGCACGTCGCGCATCGCCCACTACCTCAAGTCGATCTGTCGAGACAAAATAGGTTCGTTTTTGTCTCGCGGCGATTGTGAAATGTTCCTGAATAGATGGATCACGAACTACGTGTTGGCCCAGGACGATGGAACTCAGGACGCCAAAGCGGCGAGGCCCCTGCGAGAGGCCCGCATCGACGTGGTCGACGACAAGGCTCGGCCCGGTTGTTACAAGGCGATCGCGTACTTGAAGCCCCACTTCCAACTTGAAGAAATTGGCGTTTCATTGCGTCTGGTGGCGGATCTTCCGGCGCCGATAGGTTGATTGCGAATTACGGAACCGATGGCGGTTGCTTTGGAACTAATCAACAGTGAATTTCAATGAAAAAGGAGCGAGTCGATCATGCCTAGCGATATTTACGCGAAGTTTGGACAAATTGAAGGTGAAAGCACAGACGGTGTATACAAGGGCCAATGCTCGTTGAATTCAATTTCGCATGAGCTGGAAAACGAGGCGAGTGGGGATCGGAGCACGGGTGGAGGCGGCGCCAAGAGCATTGCAACGCATAGGGAAATTACGTTTACGAAGAGTTTCGATGCAGCGTCTCCAGGGTTGATCAAGGCTTGTTTGATCGGTGAACACATGGATATCGTAATTTCCCTGTGTCGACAGAGTGGCAAAGACAAGCAGGAGTATCTCCAGTACGCACTCACGGATGCGTACCTTTCGGGGCTTAGTCACCAATCAGCAGACGGTGGCGGCGTTGAGGAAGTTGGGGTGATCAACTACGGAACCATCAAGTGGACCTATGACAAGACCGATACCAAGGGGTTTTCCTTAGGCAAAATGGAAGCCAGTTGGAACCGGATCAAAAATTGCGAAGAAATATAGATTCGGATCGGCCGAATGGTTGAGCGCCATGTAAGCCTGAGGCGCGAAAAGTCAGAGGCTGGAGACGGAGTGTGGTGGGGGGAGGACGCAAGCGCCTCTCCTCTCCGCGCGGACCTGGCGCGATCGTGTCGAAGAACGCGCGGAGTAAATCATGACTGCACGGGAACTCTTCGATCAAGGACGTCTGGAAGAGGCGATCTCCACCCAGAATGAAGTGGTGAAACTCCAACCGACCAATCTCGATGCGCGTCATGAACTCTCGGTCTATCTCTGTTTCGCCGGAAATCTCGATCGCGCATTTCTGCAGCTCAATGTGATGGGCCAGCAGAATCCAGAGTTGGCGAAGTCGAGTGATGTTTATCGCAGTCTATTGATCGCCGACCTTCAGCGGCGCAAGGCTTATCAAGAAGACGTAGATCCCCTATTGCCACCCGATTGTCCGTCGCATGTCGAAGCGCGCCTGGCCGCACTGCACGCCCGCAGGACGGGAGACGAGAACGCCGCGAGCGCTGCCCTCGAGCAAGCCGCCCAATCCGAATGGAACCGCCCAGGTAAACTCAACGGCGAAATGTTTTTGGGCGTTCGAGACTTCGACGATCTACTTGGTTCTGTGCTCGAAGTCTACGCTGGTGAAAATTATCTCTGGATGCCCTTCGAGCACATCCGCAGGCTCAAGATCAACGAACCCAAGCATTTACTCGACCTGCTCTTCGTTCCCGCGGAGCTAGAAGATTTCAACGGTGCGGAGGCGTCGGTGCATTTGCCCACCGTTTATGAGGGTTCGCATTTGTCGGAGGATCGTCAGTTGCGAATCGGGCAGAAGACGGACTGGGTCGAGGTGCCGGGTATCGGTTTCTGTGGAGTGGGACAGAAGCTCCTGTTCAGCGCCACCGAGGGCGAAACGCGCGAGACAGGTCTCTTGGAGGTCCGCTCGCTCGAGTTCGAGTCTTCGACCCCGGATGGATCCGTCGTTGGCTGAGCGTCACAACGATGCGCTGCGACCGTCGATTCTCGACCGGTTGATGGCCGGAGAAACGGGAGCGGGAGCCCGCGCCGCATACGAATACATCGGCGTGCGGGAGTTGCGGAACTCCGTTGCGCGGGATCTCGAGTGGTTGCTCAACACGAAGTTCACCCAATCTCTAGACCTGGATCAGTTTCCTGAGGCGCAGAATTCAATCTTGACCTATGGCGTTCCCGACTTCTCCACGTATTCCTGGCGAAATGCTTCGGATGCCCATTCGATTGCTCGAATCCTTGGAGACACGATCCGTCGATTCGAGCCGAGGCTTCTGCCTCGCAGTATCAAGGTCGAAGTTCTGCCGAACCCGGATATCGAAAATTTTTCGATCGCGTTTCGTATCGAAGCGATCCTCAATGTCGACCCCATTCGCGAGACCGTGAGCTTCGACGTGGCGATCGATTTCGAAAGTACCTCCGTCTACGTGAAGGGGGCGGACTGATGCGCGACGAGCTGCTCCATTATTTCGAGCGGGAACTGACCTTCATCCGTCGCGGTGTTTCGGATTTTGCAGATCGATATCCAGAAGTCGCGAGTCGCATGATGATCGAAGAGAATCGCTGTGAGGACCCGCACGTCGAGCGGCTCATTGAAGCGTTCGCAATGCTGGCCGCTCGAATCCAGATGCGCCTCAGCGACGACTTCAGCGACATCAGCGAAGCGCTTCTCAGTGTACTCTATCCCCACTATCTGTGTCCCATTCCCTCGATGACCATTGTGCAGATGAACGCGAACACGGGACAGTTGCCCGCGAAAGGCCTGCAGATCGAACGTAAGGCAGAGCTCTATTCGAAACTTGTAAAAGGAGTTCGCTGCCGCTTCCGCACTACGTATCCAGTGACGCTCTGGCCAATCGAAGTGGAATCGGTCGAACTCGTGACCACCACCGGGCTTGATGGCGTGGTGCCGAATTCGGCTAGATCCGCACTGCGAATTAGCCTGCGTTCCCAGGGCGAGGCCAGCTTCGCCGATATGGGGCTGGATCACCTGCGGTTCTACCTGGATGCGGAGAGTGGTGTGCTGCACCGACTGCACGAACTCTTTCTGAGAGATTCTCAGGGCCTTGCGCTGCGATCCGCCGAGAACGGCGCGGTGACCGTCTTACCCCCAGATTCGATTCGCCCGATGGGATTTGGGCGCAATGAAGGCGCACTCGAGTATCCGGACGAATCGTTTCTCGGGTATCGATTACTGCAGGAGTATTTTGCGTTTCCGGACAAATTCATGTTTGTCGAGTTGGCCAACCTCGATCGTCACGCCGGCAGGATGTCGGGTGACAAGCTTGATATATTTGTTCTTCTCAGTGAGTCGGTAGGGAACCTCGACATCCGGGTCGAAAAGAACAACCTGAAACTCGGTTGTGTCCCCGCCATCAATTTATTCAAACATCAGGCGGATCCGATTCGCATGACCCATACTTCGATCGAGTATCCCGTCGTGCCTGACGTGCGCCAACCGGATTCGTTTGAGGTCTATTCGATTACTGACGTGTCCAGCACGTCCATGGGTTCCACAGAGTCCGTAAAGTACGACCCGATCTACCGCATGCGCCACGCGGGCAAGGAGGGCGAGGCGAATGCCTTTTGGAGCCTCACCCGGCGCCAATCGATTCGGAAAGGCGACAACGGGACCGACGTTTCGATCTCGCTGGTAGACGAAAATCTCAACCCGTTGATCCCGCCGACCGAGGTGCTTCACCTCGAGATCCTTGCGAGCAATCGGGAGCTACCCTCGCGACTTTCTTTCGGTGACCCCAACGGCGACTTCGAAATCGCGGGCTACCCAGCGATCAAGTCCATCTGTTGTCTGCGCAGTCCCTCTGCTTCGCTTCCCCCACCGGTTGGTTCGGGCGCTCGCTGGCGAATTATCTCTCATCTCGCTCTAAACCACTTGTCATTGACCGGAGATGACGATGAGGATGAGGATCGAGCCGTCAACGCGCTGCGGGAAATATTGAAGCTCTACGATTTTTCCGATTCTCCTGTGACCCGGCAACGCATCTCCGGCCTCACCGGATTGAAATCGCGGCGCACCGTGCGCAGGGTTGGGCGGGGAGCTGATTCGGGATTCGCTCGCGGAGTGGAGGTCGAATTGACCTTCGACGCGAGCCAATACACCGGCGCGGGCGTCTTCGTCTTTGCGTCGGTCCTCGAGGCATTCCTCGGTCTCTACTGTTCAGTAAATTCGTTTAACCAGACCGTCGCGCGGATCACGCGGCGTGAGGGAGTATTCAAGAGATGGTCTCCGAGAATGGGAGAGAAGCAGCTTCTCTGAAGCGGCTCATGCTGGAGCAGACGGGCCGCTTCGAGTTTCTCCAAGCGGTACGCCTGATGAAGAAGATCTGGCCGGATCGCAAACCCGTGGGTGGGGATTTCGATCCGCGGGCTGAGGTTGTTCGCTTCGTCACGGATATCTCGCCGGTCTTTGCGAAATCCGACATTCAGGAAGCAGTCGAGCACGACGATGGCCGACCCGCCGAGCTTCAGGTGAACTTCATGGGAGTTGCCACCCCGGGGACTTTTGGTGCGCTTCCGCGCCGCTATGCAGAAGAAATTCGCACGCTGTCGAAACAGAAGAATACGGCGCTCCGCGAGTTTCTAGATCTGTTCAATCATCGAATGATTTCGCTGTTCTACCGGGCTCGGGAGAGGAACCTTCCGACGCTGGCTTACGATCGAGGTGGCGACAATGCCTTCGAGAGCGCGCTGTCTGGAATTCTCGGCACCGGGACGCCAGGTTTGGCTGGCCGACTCGCGTTGGACGATTGTATGATCATGGGCCGGGCTGGACTGCTCGCCATGAAGCCAATAGGTGTTTCAGCTCTCGCCGGTCTGATTCGAAGCATCTTCGGTCAGCCCGTAGAGATTGAACAGTTCTGTCCCGCGAATTATCCGATCGAAGTTGACGACCGCAACGCACTCGGTTTCGCAAACTCGGTATTGGGTGAGGATCTCTATCTGGGCGTCAAAGTTACCCTGGTGCAGTCGAAGATACGGATCTGCCTTGGCCCGATGTCTCGGGAGGCCTACGAAGAATTCCTGCCCCACGGCCCGGGCTTCCGGCGGCTGGCAGATCTGGTCCACTTCGCGGTCGGCGAAGAGCTCGACTTTGAGATCAAGTTGAGCCTGCTAGCCGAAGATGTGCCGTCGATGCGGCTAGGTGACACCAGCCCCGAAGCGGGTCGGCTCGGTTGGTCGAGTTGGATTGGCGACGAGGAACGCAGCGAACCCGCGGAAGACGCAATGATCGATCCGAGATTTAATCGCGGCGGTCCAAATTTATACAACGTGGCGCAGCAAATGGCGCAAATGGAGGCAAGACCATGAGTGTCGACCTGCGTTCTCTCATCGGACGCCTGAGTCCGACCACCCGACGTGCGCTCGAAGGTGCTGCGGGACTCGCAATGTCGCTCACCCACTACGACGTCGAGCTCGAGCACTGGCTGGAAAAGATGCTGGAAGAGTCCGCAGGGGATCTCCCCAAGATCCTGCGCGACTCTGACGTCGAGCCCGATCGATTCATGGCCGATCTCAACCTGGCCCTGAACAGCATGAAGACCGGCAACGGGCGTCGTCCCGATCTTTCCGAAATCATTGAGCAATTGGCGAGCGAGGCCTGGGTGCTCTGTTCGATCAACTACAACCTCGGCAAGGTAAGATCCGGCGCGATCCTGTTGGCGGCCCTAAACGATTCTCGTCTCCGCAGACGTCTGGTTGATATCCACCGGCCGGTCGAGAAGATCAACGTTGAGGCCCTGTCCAAGGACTTTCTGAGCATCGTCGAGGGATCGGCCGAAGACAGAGAGGTCGGGGTTG contains:
- a CDS encoding FHA domain-containing protein; this encodes MFDWLKSGKDKGRARRRSSAGRSSSGKRRPPRRSSSNSTEFMGGQKSSPIPMQDQLPPTPQPLPDNVSVRPDPTPNVSPPPPVSHDAAATNYHPISAAKGSLVGVLIVVEGAAKGELYKVFDGENTIGRGDASRGDTVEIRTDERDTAVSRKHATIIHESGNFGIKPLKEGMNPTFLNGDEVTGGATLTDGDLIRVGNTTMKFRLS
- a CDS encoding VWA domain-containing protein codes for the protein MGWRTAGAALLLFLLMSSSALIAQERAPLSLQKVARIGFDDAVAGTDGERVVDLYVRVLTEYGSPIRNLSPQALEVWQDDERIDVDKLSVRSLDTTGRGITAVLAIDASGTMRGEPFAKAREAAISFLDQLRPEDRVAIVTFSEDINIVSRFGQQRAETRLALRDLEIDIERSRHTLLFDGAFRALNLIRTTSGLPRRGFVILFSDGKDDGSDRTRDEVLAEAKGRNHESHILIFSVGYARFGGAGLDEMRKLAEKSGGEFMEAVSIAEVSDFFDLVGQQMTQSYLVTYPSNMDGEQHRIRITVAGQSGERTAYFPDIAGPRWPWLVAVGALGLILLVVELVRRIGTVGRISIASGPFAGTQVALRKGKTLIGALEDNDLVLAGTKVSRYHAEIVVRGRMVEIIDLDSTNGTQINGQFVKRGPLELGDTITVADVEILFDR
- a CDS encoding type VI secretion system contractile sheath large subunit; the encoded protein is MKRHEIISLCVLADFAGSACKPLAERRFVRVDRDTLDDAIRSIRPVALLQLPFCRSLRISSFDDFRPDQIAERVPALKALLYARAEVANPAAMRVHLEEAGASQEIETNSPNSADIPATSTEPVADEDLLESILTPSTAPTRNSSSSLSSFDNLVRAIVEESAARNDFAREDTRRAAIDDELGRRIRAILHHPKFQSLEASWCAVREIVRAGKDIPLNLFDLRLDETVEDAEQPDRRDTLVERMGWRADPGLLATRFSHMLCAMEINDDDQGQLACSHLSVLAAECSATLLIGVKPALMRDGGLPSPIWRQQLTQSASNNVMLAHPQILLRLPYGEETDPIDEFRFEELDEEAEARLEPERSRYLWGSAALALGIALSSWDARGGGFGEITSLPIHVFRSQDKIRSIGPVAELLSEARIKELNDAGFVCLVGIVGGDSARVVGMRSLLG
- the tssA gene encoding type VI secretion system protein TssA; protein product: MLELDVERLVSPIRDDSPAGDDLRLKSADITLQTINDARTEIPVEDDPGGVGRSADWVLSFRTCEEALASKTKDLEIAAWLTEALTRIDGFSGLHAGLQLATKLARTFWQHIHPGIDEDDGEITLSIRARPLTWMGASKDFLRAVSSCPIVDSADGRMLSWFDYKNSELVDRRARQSDQTAYNELLEIGYISGDDWIACINSTDLGALRQTVANVRDCEAALDELRTECNELFKEDEPNFVGLAELLLDVREYLEARIPAPGEAESEGMSTAEGGEGQQVPAGPGASSGPVASREDALRRLTEVSDYFRRSEPHSPIAYLIQRTIRWGQMPLPELLKEIVKDDNVLSRIWDTLGIQGGAGEVKNNDHDDN
- the tssB gene encoding type VI secretion system contractile sheath small subunit, whose amino-acid sequence is MADSVFDKKARVRAPRVHITYEVETGGAQVMKEIPFVMGVMSDLSGQPKEALAKLKDRKFVEIDRDNFDDALKSMKPRLAMRVDNTLADDGSELSVELNFEKLADFSPEGVVKQVEPLNKLQDVRNQLKDLLGRMEGNDRLEELLAEVSSNDAVRDKLAGALGSEASGDAAGEGEGDSSSEAGGDEAPADGKES
- the tssC gene encoding type VI secretion system contractile sheath large subunit translates to MAKAKKVKIDQLEELESDDLLAQMIDTGIKPKGDDQRNRAQDLIKNFVDTILDPGTKIDKSVVKTINARIAAIDEIMSKQVDKILHHEDFQKLEASWRGLNHLIMNTETSETLKIKVLNISKKDLKNDFGAAAEFTESALWKKIYEYQFGLFGGDPFATLIGDFQFDKGPQDIALLSSITEVAAGAHAPFVSGVAPEMFGMESFTQMPDPRDLSKIFDKSNPENTKWLSFRDSEDSRFCALVLPHTLRRLPYSPENNPVEDFNYEEDVSGSHESYLWGNAAYDYANRLTAAFAKHHWCVAIRGPEGGGMVEDLPVHVFKSREGDVSAKIPTEVAIPDTREKELSDLGFIGLLHCQNTDFAAFFGGNSVQRAKKYDTPEATANAQLSSQIPYLMCTSRIAHYLKSICRDKIGSFLSRGDCEMFLNRWITNYVLAQDDGTQDAKAARPLREARIDVVDDKARPGCYKAIAYLKPHFQLEEIGVSLRLVADLPAPIG
- a CDS encoding type VI secretion system tube protein Hcp; amino-acid sequence: MPSDIYAKFGQIEGESTDGVYKGQCSLNSISHELENEASGDRSTGGGGAKSIATHREITFTKSFDAASPGLIKACLIGEHMDIVISLCRQSGKDKQEYLQYALTDAYLSGLSHQSADGGGVEEVGVINYGTIKWTYDKTDTKGFSLGKMEASWNRIKNCEEI
- the tssE gene encoding type VI secretion system baseplate subunit TssE, whose protein sequence is MAERHNDALRPSILDRLMAGETGAGARAAYEYIGVRELRNSVARDLEWLLNTKFTQSLDLDQFPEAQNSILTYGVPDFSTYSWRNASDAHSIARILGDTIRRFEPRLLPRSIKVEVLPNPDIENFSIAFRIEAILNVDPIRETVSFDVAIDFESTSVYVKGAD